A part of Methanomassiliicoccaceae archaeon genomic DNA contains:
- a CDS encoding transcriptional regulator — MFLPCELIVADILPTARGAIARCLVEEHGYTQVRVAEAFGVTGSAVSQYLKGTRGGSELIENSPNCEGFYKMIEKAAAMIAEGYNVTEVLCSICGFVKKSGMIQELYSARGCHGLPAACLECPRFNISIT; from the coding sequence ATGTTCCTACCGTGCGAACTTATCGTTGCAGACATTCTACCCACTGCCAGAGGTGCAATAGCCAGGTGCCTCGTTGAAGAACACGGCTATACACAGGTCCGTGTCGCAGAAGCGTTCGGCGTTACCGGATCGGCGGTTTCGCAATACCTCAAGGGAACCAGAGGCGGTAGCGAACTTATCGAGAACAGCCCCAACTGCGAAGGATTCTACAAAATGATCGAAAAAGCGGCCGCTATGATAGCTGAGGGCTACAATGTGACCGAGGTCCTCTGTTCGATCTGCGGTTTTGTGAAGAAAAGCGGCATGATCCAAGAACTTTACAGCGCAAGAGGCTGCCACGGTTTGCCCGCTGCATGCTTAGAGTGTCCGCGCTTCAATATTAGCATTACCTGA
- the hisH gene encoding imidazole glycerol phosphate synthase subunit HisH, with protein MPLIYLTDYGVGNLHSVKNALENCGASVETVTDMYKLADADCIVFPGVGAFDSTIERIAPYRKEILKHLESGVPALGICIGAQILFDSSEEGKKEGLGLFKGPVVALEAERLPHMGWNTVESDDPLLDGTPDRDFYFAHSYRGRPDDQTTITGTTEYESWHIPVIFRRFNTYGVQFHPEKSSMSGMRVLKNFIEFAEECQ; from the coding sequence ATGCCGCTGATATACCTTACCGACTACGGGGTCGGAAACCTTCATTCGGTAAAGAACGCATTGGAAAACTGCGGTGCCAGCGTTGAAACTGTTACCGACATGTACAAACTGGCTGATGCCGACTGCATAGTTTTTCCCGGGGTGGGGGCCTTCGACAGCACGATAGAACGCATCGCCCCCTACAGAAAAGAAATATTGAAACATCTTGAGAGCGGGGTGCCGGCACTTGGGATATGCATAGGCGCACAAATTCTATTCGACTCCAGCGAAGAGGGAAAAAAAGAAGGACTGGGTCTTTTCAAGGGACCGGTAGTCGCACTAGAGGCCGAAAGACTGCCCCATATGGGCTGGAACACCGTTGAATCCGATGATCCGTTACTCGACGGAACACCGGACAGGGATTTTTATTTCGCTCACTCCTATCGTGGCCGCCCAGACGACCAAACAACAATAACCGGGACCACGGAATACGAGAGCTGGCACATTCCTGTGATATTCCGGAGGTTCAACACATACGGCGTGCAGTTCCACCCCGAAAAAAGCAGCATGTCCGGTATGAGGGTGCTAAAGAACTTCATTGAATTTGCAGAGGAATGCCAATGA
- a CDS encoding imidazoleglycerol-phosphate dehydratase: protein MTGRRAKVERGTRETKVVAELDLDGTGVFQVDCSIQFLKHMVETLARYASFDLKLVAEGDNDHHITEDVAITLGDAFKKALGNGPVERVATEFIPMDDALVMVSVDIVDRPFADIDCPDDLYAHFFRSFAMSAGLTLHIDVFRGFDEHHIVEASFKSLGKALHKATVPRKTELSTKDRAEVK, encoded by the coding sequence ATGACTGGAAGAAGGGCGAAAGTGGAGCGCGGTACAAGGGAAACCAAGGTCGTAGCGGAGCTGGACCTTGACGGTACCGGAGTGTTCCAAGTCGATTGTAGCATCCAATTTCTGAAACATATGGTCGAAACACTGGCCAGATATGCCTCGTTCGATCTCAAGCTTGTCGCAGAAGGAGATAACGATCATCACATCACAGAGGATGTCGCCATAACACTGGGGGACGCTTTCAAGAAGGCTCTGGGAAACGGACCGGTCGAGAGGGTCGCAACAGAATTCATACCTATGGACGACGCACTGGTTATGGTGTCCGTGGATATTGTGGACAGGCCTTTCGCCGATATAGACTGCCCCGATGACCTCTATGCACACTTCTTCAGGAGCTTCGCTATGTCGGCCGGGCTGACACTGCATATCGATGTATTTCGAGGATTCGACGAGCATCATATCGTCGAAGCTTCATTCAAATCCCTGGGTAAAGCCCTCCACAAGGCTACCGTCCCTCGTAAAACAGAGCTTAGCACCAAGGACAGAGCGGAGGTGAAATGA
- the asd gene encoding aspartate-semialdehyde dehydrogenase gives MNKTRVAVLGATGMIGQRFVQMLEDHPYFEIEGLYASERSGGKKLRDVLKVRDYSFRDETLDREIEVMDLDKISATTRVAFSGIPSELAGHTESALAEAGVAVFTNAGAHRMDPNVPILIPEVNPEHLQSVKEQKTYSENGGFIVTNANCSTTGIALPLKAIYAKYGLEEVFVSTYQALSGAGYPGVPSLDAVGNVVPFIKGEEEKMETELCKMLGVFDGNVFRFADIRLMANCARVPVVDGHTESLVLALRDEPSLAELGEVLSAFRGEPQMLGLPSAPDVPIIVRSEENRPQPVFDVYAGTPDRAKGMAVSVGRLRSSNGYYKAFVLSHNTIRGGAGGSVLNAELAKAKGLL, from the coding sequence ATGAACAAGACGCGCGTCGCGGTCCTCGGGGCAACGGGGATGATCGGACAGAGGTTCGTTCAGATGCTGGAAGACCACCCTTACTTCGAGATAGAGGGGCTGTATGCATCCGAAAGGTCCGGAGGAAAAAAGCTCAGAGACGTCCTAAAGGTAAGGGACTACAGCTTCAGAGACGAGACCCTCGACAGAGAGATCGAGGTCATGGACCTCGACAAGATCTCGGCCACGACCAGGGTGGCCTTCAGCGGAATACCCAGCGAGCTGGCGGGACACACCGAGTCTGCCCTCGCCGAAGCGGGTGTGGCCGTTTTCACCAACGCCGGAGCACACAGGATGGACCCCAACGTTCCTATACTGATACCTGAGGTCAACCCGGAGCACCTTCAGTCTGTGAAAGAGCAGAAGACATACTCGGAGAACGGCGGTTTCATAGTCACCAACGCAAACTGCTCGACCACTGGAATAGCCCTTCCTTTGAAGGCGATCTATGCCAAGTACGGGCTCGAAGAAGTTTTCGTTTCAACATATCAGGCGCTTTCCGGGGCAGGATATCCCGGAGTACCGTCGCTGGACGCGGTCGGCAATGTCGTTCCGTTCATCAAGGGCGAGGAAGAGAAGATGGAGACGGAGCTCTGCAAGATGCTCGGTGTCTTCGACGGCAACGTCTTCCGCTTCGCTGACATCAGGTTAATGGCGAACTGCGCCCGCGTGCCCGTGGTGGACGGACACACCGAGTCCTTGGTATTGGCACTAAGAGATGAACCGTCGCTGGCCGAGCTCGGCGAAGTGCTCTCCGCATTCCGCGGAGAACCTCAGATGCTGGGACTTCCATCGGCGCCGGACGTGCCGATAATAGTCAGGAGCGAAGAAAACCGCCCTCAGCCGGTATTCGATGTGTATGCTGGGACGCCGGATCGTGCAAAGGGCATGGCGGTGAGCGTCGGAAGGCTCAGGTCGAGCAACGGCTATTACAAGGCGTTCGTACTTTCACACAACACGATCAGGGGCGGTGCCGGAGGTTCCGTCCTCAATGCAGAGCTGGCCAAGGCAAAGGGTCTGCTTTAA
- the hisF gene encoding imidazole glycerol phosphate synthase subunit HisF, with product MLKKRIIPCLDMKDGKVVKGIHFKDLRDVGSPPEMASEYEKQGADEVAFLDISASLESRATMLDVVSRTAKNLFIPLCVGGGIRTAGDMRSALKAGADKVSMNSAAISDPDVITECAKKFGKQCVVVAIDAKLNNGTWEVFTHGGTRSTGLDAVEWSQRAADLGAGEILLTSMDADGAKTGYDVPLTAAVADAVSVPVIASGGCGSMEHIYEVLTQTGAAAALAASVFHYKEFTVSEVKEYLRDRGVAVR from the coding sequence ATGCTGAAGAAGAGGATCATTCCATGCCTTGACATGAAGGACGGGAAGGTCGTGAAAGGCATACACTTCAAAGATCTGAGAGATGTAGGAAGTCCTCCCGAGATGGCCTCGGAATATGAAAAACAAGGGGCCGACGAAGTGGCTTTCCTGGACATATCGGCATCGCTCGAATCGAGGGCTACGATGCTGGACGTGGTTTCGAGAACCGCCAAGAACCTGTTCATACCGCTATGCGTGGGCGGAGGCATAAGGACCGCTGGAGATATGAGATCGGCTCTTAAAGCCGGAGCCGACAAGGTGTCGATGAACTCTGCCGCCATATCCGATCCCGATGTAATAACGGAATGTGCAAAAAAGTTCGGGAAGCAGTGCGTGGTCGTAGCAATAGACGCAAAACTGAACAATGGCACATGGGAAGTTTTCACCCATGGCGGAACACGGTCGACCGGACTTGATGCGGTCGAATGGTCTCAGAGGGCCGCAGACCTCGGAGCCGGGGAGATACTCCTCACATCCATGGACGCCGACGGCGCCAAGACCGGGTACGACGTTCCATTGACGGCCGCGGTGGCCGATGCCGTATCCGTCCCTGTAATCGCATCAGGCGGTTGCGGGTCGATGGAACACATCTATGAAGTTCTTACGCAGACCGGTGCGGCCGCCGCCCTGGCCGCTTCGGTGTTCCACTACAAGGAATTCACTGTCTCGGAGGTCAAAGAATACCTCAGGGACAGGGGGGTCGCAGTAAGATGA
- the hisIE gene encoding bifunctional phosphoribosyl-AMP cyclohydrolase/phosphoribosyl-ATP diphosphatase HisIE, whose amino-acid sequence MTDLKYDANGLIPVVVQDRRTNEILMVAWANAEAVGLMKSTGYTHFWSRSRQKLWKKGEESGHVQKIVSIQTDCDADTLLVRVDQTGVACHLGKPSCFDEVLYGTTDGTMAVIPELARVIKDRKENPSDESYTCKLMNNETQMCKKVVEEAAEFVLSVKDGDVDSASKELADLIYHIMVLAEAKELPIEKTYEELSERRQ is encoded by the coding sequence ATGACCGACCTGAAATACGACGCCAATGGACTGATACCCGTTGTGGTACAGGACCGAAGGACCAACGAGATACTGATGGTCGCATGGGCGAATGCAGAGGCGGTTGGACTCATGAAGAGTACGGGCTACACGCATTTCTGGTCGAGAAGCAGACAAAAGCTCTGGAAAAAGGGAGAGGAATCCGGTCACGTACAGAAGATAGTGTCGATACAGACGGACTGCGATGCAGATACGCTGCTGGTCAGGGTCGATCAGACCGGCGTCGCGTGCCACCTCGGCAAGCCTTCCTGCTTCGACGAGGTCCTCTACGGAACCACAGACGGCACCATGGCCGTCATTCCGGAGCTTGCCAGGGTTATAAAGGATAGAAAAGAGAACCCCTCTGACGAAAGCTACACCTGTAAACTCATGAACAATGAGACCCAGATGTGTAAAAAGGTCGTTGAGGAGGCGGCCGAGTTCGTACTCAGTGTTAAAGACGGGGACGTAGATTCAGCGTCAAAGGAGCTTGCGGACCTGATATACCACATAATGGTTTTGGCGGAGGCAAAAGAACTGCCGATCGAAAAGACGTACGAAGAACTTTCGGAGAGGAGACAATGA
- the hisC gene encoding histidinol-phosphate transaminase, with product MVSKDIMRSSTREFERYYNPKIGNEIRLDTNVNVLGSNPAAMNFLSGWKGDINGYPNTYSDDLRDALSDLYGLERENFVAGNGSDEVIDVAFKTFTEFGEKCAVPVPSYVLYDFFVKINGGNTVEIDLTDDFQLDVDAFLKSGARVAIMPSPNNPTGNSFHEKDLEEILSDFKGVVVVDEAYGEYSDRSMIRRVNEFDNLIVVRTFSKAYAMAGLRVGYAVSNLSIAGMMNCVKIPYSLNMLSEKAAIAAVKDQDFIRRSHALVSEQRPKLDAGLRALGFETYPSDSNFILARSPVDHAELVSRLKKKGVMIRDFGSRRRTENCVRITVGSEELNAMLLDKAAEVIEECR from the coding sequence ATGGTGTCAAAAGACATAATGAGAAGTTCTACCAGAGAATTCGAGAGATACTACAACCCGAAGATCGGGAATGAAATCAGATTGGACACCAATGTTAACGTTCTCGGTTCCAACCCTGCAGCCATGAATTTCCTTTCGGGCTGGAAGGGCGACATCAACGGATATCCGAACACGTATTCGGACGACCTCCGCGACGCTCTGTCGGACCTTTACGGTCTCGAAAGAGAAAACTTCGTAGCAGGCAACGGTTCCGATGAAGTGATCGATGTTGCATTCAAGACCTTCACCGAGTTTGGAGAAAAATGCGCTGTACCCGTCCCCTCATATGTCCTGTATGACTTTTTTGTCAAAATAAACGGAGGCAACACTGTGGAAATCGATCTTACGGACGATTTCCAGCTGGATGTTGACGCGTTTCTGAAGTCCGGAGCGAGGGTCGCCATAATGCCCTCTCCCAACAACCCTACCGGAAACTCGTTCCACGAGAAAGACCTGGAAGAGATACTTTCTGATTTTAAAGGCGTGGTCGTAGTGGACGAGGCATATGGAGAATACAGCGACCGCTCCATGATACGCAGGGTCAACGAGTTCGATAATCTGATCGTGGTCAGGACTTTCTCCAAAGCCTACGCCATGGCGGGCCTCAGAGTAGGGTATGCCGTATCTAACCTAAGCATCGCAGGCATGATGAACTGCGTAAAGATACCGTATTCCCTGAACATGCTCAGCGAGAAAGCGGCCATAGCCGCTGTGAAGGACCAGGATTTCATAAGACGCAGCCATGCCCTTGTCAGCGAGCAGCGCCCGAAATTGGACGCGGGACTGAGGGCACTCGGTTTTGAAACATATCCGTCAGATTCCAATTTCATACTGGCCAGGTCGCCGGTGGACCACGCAGAGTTGGTATCCCGCCTGAAAAAGAAAGGAGTGATGATACGGGACTTCGGCTCCAGGCGCAGGACCGAGAACTGCGTCCGTATCACCGTCGGCAGCGAAGAGCTCAACGCAATGCTCCTGGACAAGGCCGCCGAGGTGATCGAGGAATGCCGCTGA
- the hypF gene encoding carbamoyltransferase HypF gives MTKSSGVRILIRGTVQGVGFRPAVYRAASKLGIRGRVWNSGSDVIIEAERGSDLLKELYDDLPPLAVIEDISVTEIEMPHFEGFSIAGSSSGGESVSIPTDTAICDACLHEIRSPGRRSGYAFTSCTDCGARFTLLSALPYDRQNTSISEFHVCPECGKEFDDPEERRFHHQTICCPACGPSYRLLDRHGGSVRGDPIPTFAGMLSGGNIGIAKSWGGMHICCTLDNIDRLRDWYDRPQKPFAIMARDMDALKKYGRPNDDEIREIVSPHRPIVLVDKNNVPENVAPGLDNIGIFLPYTGMQHMLFDNMKEDALVMTSANPSGEPMITDDSEILEMGADMYLLHNQKIINRADDSVLRIYKGHSYFIRKSRGNIPSFIETNPELRGNVIGIGAQENLTGAVSKGSRIYQTQYIGHGASIGVPEYLESSVRNLIDLTGATPEIVAGDLHPGYSNRRVSRKLVEEYDIPYVDIQHHWAHAASLLADNKKMAGTVLSLDGTGYGSDGNAWGGEVISTDLTKYAREAHLEYIPLLGSEKALYDLKRLKFAVDVMNGRDNELFSDQEASVMRKLMRTSVKTSSMGRLLDTLAFTLGVCSLRTYDGEPAMKLEPLLARGKLISGYETDLINGTIRTVHLFDRMGRSDRPEDIAYSIVYNVMGKLMEAAADATDRNGYKYIGITGGVSYNSVISRIFEEIGQKSDHELIFHNRVPNGDGGISTGQAAIAQMMIG, from the coding sequence ATGACGAAATCGAGCGGAGTACGCATACTGATCAGAGGAACCGTTCAAGGCGTCGGCTTCCGTCCCGCGGTATACCGTGCGGCGTCCAAACTGGGTATCCGGGGCAGGGTATGGAACAGCGGTTCCGATGTCATAATAGAAGCTGAACGCGGCAGCGACCTGCTAAAGGAACTGTATGATGATCTGCCTCCGCTTGCCGTGATAGAGGACATCTCTGTCACAGAGATAGAGATGCCCCATTTCGAGGGGTTTTCCATTGCCGGATCTTCGTCTGGCGGTGAGAGCGTGTCCATTCCTACGGATACAGCGATATGTGATGCATGCCTCCATGAGATCAGGTCCCCCGGACGGCGTTCAGGGTATGCTTTCACATCTTGCACCGACTGCGGAGCGCGCTTCACCCTGCTATCCGCTCTGCCTTACGACAGACAGAATACGTCGATATCGGAATTCCATGTCTGTCCGGAATGCGGGAAAGAGTTCGATGACCCTGAAGAGAGGCGGTTCCATCATCAGACGATATGCTGCCCTGCATGCGGCCCTTCCTACCGCCTTCTTGACCGTCACGGCGGCTCTGTCCGGGGCGATCCCATCCCGACTTTCGCGGGCATGCTCTCCGGCGGAAATATCGGTATCGCCAAGAGCTGGGGGGGAATGCACATATGCTGCACCCTGGACAACATAGACCGTCTCAGAGATTGGTACGACAGACCGCAGAAACCCTTTGCGATAATGGCCCGCGACATGGACGCCTTGAAAAAATACGGCAGACCGAACGATGACGAGATACGTGAGATCGTGTCCCCGCACCGCCCTATCGTCCTGGTGGACAAGAACAATGTGCCCGAGAATGTCGCCCCGGGACTGGACAACATCGGTATCTTCTTGCCTTACACCGGGATGCAGCATATGCTCTTCGACAATATGAAAGAAGATGCGCTGGTGATGACGTCTGCCAACCCTTCGGGCGAACCTATGATCACAGACGATTCCGAGATTTTAGAAATGGGCGCCGACATGTATCTTCTTCACAATCAGAAGATAATCAACCGCGCGGACGACAGCGTGTTGCGCATTTACAAGGGCCATTCCTACTTCATACGCAAATCGCGGGGGAATATCCCATCGTTCATAGAGACCAACCCGGAGCTTCGGGGCAACGTCATCGGCATAGGCGCGCAAGAGAATCTGACAGGCGCCGTCTCCAAAGGTTCAAGGATATATCAGACACAGTACATCGGCCACGGCGCCAGCATCGGCGTCCCCGAGTATCTTGAAAGTTCGGTCAGGAACCTCATAGACCTGACTGGTGCTACCCCTGAAATAGTGGCCGGCGACCTCCATCCGGGGTATTCGAACCGCAGGGTCAGCAGAAAACTCGTGGAAGAGTACGACATACCTTATGTGGACATCCAACACCACTGGGCCCATGCGGCATCCCTGCTCGCGGATAACAAAAAAATGGCAGGCACAGTATTGTCCCTGGACGGAACAGGCTACGGCAGCGACGGAAACGCGTGGGGCGGAGAGGTCATCTCCACGGACCTGACAAAATATGCCCGCGAAGCTCATCTGGAATACATACCGCTTCTCGGCTCGGAAAAGGCCCTTTACGACCTTAAGAGACTGAAGTTCGCGGTGGACGTCATGAACGGCAGAGATAACGAACTGTTTTCCGATCAAGAAGCTTCCGTTATGAGGAAACTAATGCGCACCAGCGTGAAGACCTCATCCATGGGCAGACTGCTGGATACCTTGGCATTCACACTGGGAGTCTGTTCGTTAAGAACGTACGACGGCGAGCCGGCAATGAAGTTGGAGCCTCTGCTAGCACGTGGAAAACTGATATCTGGATACGAGACGGACCTGATCAACGGAACCATAAGAACGGTACACCTGTTCGACAGAATGGGGCGCTCGGACAGGCCGGAGGACATCGCCTATTCGATCGTATATAATGTGATGGGTAAACTGATGGAAGCAGCCGCCGACGCCACGGACAGGAACGGTTACAAATACATCGGAATAACCGGAGGAGTCTCGTACAACTCGGTAATATCCAGAATCTTCGAGGAAATAGGCCAGAAGTCAGACCATGAATTAATATTCCACAACAGAGTACCAAATGGTGACGGCGGAATATCTACAGGCCAGGCCGCCATCGCACAGATGATGATAGGATGA
- a CDS encoding HisA/HisF-related TIM barrel protein, with the protein MIIIPAVDMLDGQVVQLVGGELGSEQVKIPDPFQTAMSWVSKGAGYLHLVDLDAAFGRGDNLTSIEKIARMSGVPVEAGGGIRSEGTVDALIRAGVDRVVLGTKAIKETEWLEHISLKYPGRIALAMDTRGNKIVVKGWQESVSVTVAQMFKIIEGLPLAGVLNTNVDVEGKKKGVDERQVRDFISACPHKVIASGGVTEQRDAEILRDAGAVAAVVGLALYTFEIRPWEWKTPWNV; encoded by the coding sequence ATGATAATAATTCCGGCCGTAGATATGCTCGACGGGCAAGTGGTCCAGCTTGTCGGAGGAGAACTGGGCAGCGAGCAGGTCAAGATACCCGATCCTTTCCAGACGGCGATGTCCTGGGTCTCCAAGGGGGCCGGATATTTGCACCTTGTAGATCTGGACGCGGCTTTCGGGAGGGGCGATAATTTGACGTCCATCGAAAAAATAGCCCGTATGTCGGGCGTTCCGGTGGAGGCCGGAGGCGGCATAAGGTCCGAAGGTACCGTAGATGCTCTCATCCGCGCAGGGGTCGACAGGGTCGTACTAGGCACCAAAGCTATAAAGGAAACCGAGTGGCTGGAACATATATCGTTAAAGTATCCCGGCCGCATCGCCCTTGCAATGGACACCCGCGGAAACAAGATAGTGGTGAAAGGATGGCAGGAATCCGTCTCGGTGACCGTAGCACAGATGTTCAAGATCATCGAGGGCCTTCCTCTAGCGGGAGTTCTCAACACCAATGTAGACGTTGAAGGTAAAAAGAAGGGCGTCGACGAGAGACAAGTGAGGGATTTCATTTCCGCTTGTCCACACAAAGTGATCGCATCTGGAGGTGTCACCGAACAGAGGGATGCCGAGATACTCAGGGATGCGGGCGCAGTTGCAGCCGTTGTAGGTCTGGCACTGTACACTTTCGAAATAAGGCCATGGGAATGGAAGACGCCGTGGAACGTATGA
- a CDS encoding histidinol phosphate phosphatase domain-containing protein yields MRVDLHSHTVFSDGELIPAELVRRAMFLGHDAIAITDHVDMTNLEYVVTNLVKAIDLSDDYIKVIPGVEITHVPPSKIAEIARRARKLGAQWIVVHGETVSEPVAEGTNLAAAMNPDIDILAHPGLITEKEAQAAADNDVILEITGRMWHNITNGHVACMARKVGAMMVVDSDAHSPGNLMTEEMAMKVALGAGLTMEEANKAIRVTPYDVIRNL; encoded by the coding sequence ATGAGAGTGGACCTTCACAGCCATACAGTTTTCAGCGACGGGGAACTGATTCCCGCAGAGCTTGTACGAAGGGCGATGTTCCTCGGACATGACGCCATTGCGATCACTGACCATGTAGACATGACAAATTTAGAATATGTCGTTACGAACCTTGTCAAGGCGATCGACCTCAGCGACGATTATATAAAAGTCATCCCGGGGGTCGAGATCACCCATGTGCCACCTTCGAAGATAGCCGAAATTGCAAGAAGAGCAAGGAAGCTGGGTGCACAGTGGATCGTTGTCCACGGCGAGACCGTCTCCGAACCAGTCGCCGAAGGTACCAACCTCGCCGCGGCAATGAATCCGGATATCGACATTCTTGCACACCCCGGACTCATCACCGAAAAAGAGGCACAGGCCGCCGCTGACAACGACGTCATACTGGAGATAACCGGTCGCATGTGGCACAATATCACCAACGGTCACGTCGCATGTATGGCGAGAAAGGTCGGGGCGATGATGGTCGTCGATTCGGACGCGCATTCGCCCGGAAATCTTATGACCGAGGAGATGGCGATGAAGGTCGCCCTCGGCGCAGGCCTGACGATGGAAGAGGCGAACAAGGCCATCCGCGTGACGCCTTATGATGTCATAAGGAACCTGTAA
- the mtnP gene encoding S-methyl-5'-thioadenosine phosphorylase → MPKIAIIGGTGIYSKDTFKVDSVEYPDTPYGKPADGVRIGKMNGVEVAFLYRHGEDHRFNPTEVPYRANMWALKKLGVEMVISACAVGSLQEEYAPGDLVIVDDFIDFTKKRDLTFIDDAAVHISLPEPFCPHMSEVFADTAKDLGITCHMGGTYICIEGPRFSTKAESNMFRNYADIIGMTLVPECQLAKELGMCYCSLATVTDYDMWKDEPVDIKMVSETMAKCLNYISKLLETGLPQIIAGKCGCSDVAEAAGSLKHLKLLP, encoded by the coding sequence ATGCCTAAAATTGCAATCATCGGCGGCACGGGAATCTATAGCAAAGATACCTTCAAAGTCGACTCCGTAGAATATCCTGACACGCCCTACGGCAAGCCTGCAGACGGTGTCCGCATTGGAAAAATGAACGGCGTAGAGGTCGCATTCCTCTACCGTCACGGGGAAGACCATCGCTTCAACCCGACAGAGGTGCCATATAGGGCGAACATGTGGGCGCTGAAGAAGCTTGGCGTCGAGATGGTCATATCGGCATGCGCCGTAGGGTCCCTCCAGGAGGAATATGCTCCGGGAGACCTCGTGATAGTTGACGACTTCATAGATTTTACAAAGAAACGCGATCTGACCTTCATTGACGACGCTGCGGTCCACATCAGCCTGCCGGAGCCTTTCTGCCCACATATGTCCGAGGTTTTTGCAGACACCGCGAAGGATCTCGGGATAACATGCCACATGGGCGGAACTTACATATGCATCGAGGGTCCCAGGTTCTCTACCAAGGCAGAGAGCAACATGTTCAGAAACTATGCCGACATAATAGGAATGACCCTCGTGCCGGAGTGCCAGCTAGCCAAGGAGCTGGGCATGTGCTACTGCAGCCTCGCGACCGTCACCGATTATGACATGTGGAAGGACGAGCCGGTCGACATAAAGATGGTCTCGGAAACTATGGCAAAATGCCTGAACTACATCTCCAAGCTGCTTGAGACCGGGCTCCCCCAGATCATAGCGGGCAAGTGCGGATGCTCGGACGTTGCCGAGGCCGCAGGGTCCCTAAAGCATCTGAAACTACTGCCATGA
- the hisG gene encoding ATP phosphoribosyltransferase, protein MTLKLAIPNKGRLSERSVELLSKAGLDIGEDWGRKLYVNVKGRDIEVMLVRAQDIPEFVYSGAIDFGITGLDQVEESGYALENMLNLEFGYCRLSLAVPDGSHIKSGRDLKDGSRIATSFPKVTKRFFDSIDKNVDIIVISGAAEIMPYLGVADCIVDLVSTGSTLKMNRLRETEVLFQSQAAVVASSQALNEKKEAMLEVTEAIRSVIAAENRKYLMANVPRSMIAEVEKFLPGIGGPTVLEIAGNKDMVAVQAVVSYSQLYDAINNLRKIGATGILTLSMERLVE, encoded by the coding sequence ATGACACTGAAATTAGCTATCCCGAATAAAGGAAGGCTCAGCGAGAGGTCTGTGGAGCTGCTCTCGAAAGCAGGCCTGGACATAGGAGAGGATTGGGGACGCAAACTTTACGTCAACGTGAAGGGACGCGACATAGAAGTCATGCTGGTCCGTGCCCAGGACATTCCCGAGTTCGTTTATTCTGGAGCGATAGACTTCGGCATCACCGGTCTGGACCAGGTCGAAGAGTCGGGATACGCCCTCGAGAACATGCTTAACCTGGAGTTCGGATACTGTCGCCTTTCGCTCGCCGTTCCGGACGGATCGCACATAAAATCGGGAAGGGACCTCAAGGACGGAAGTCGCATAGCCACTTCGTTCCCGAAAGTCACTAAGCGTTTCTTCGATTCTATTGATAAAAACGTGGATATCATCGTCATTTCCGGCGCTGCAGAGATCATGCCCTACCTGGGCGTAGCGGACTGCATAGTGGATCTGGTATCGACCGGCTCTACGCTCAAGATGAACCGCCTTAGAGAGACCGAAGTACTATTCCAGTCGCAGGCAGCGGTCGTCGCCAGCTCACAGGCGCTAAACGAGAAGAAAGAAGCCATGCTCGAGGTGACCGAGGCGATCCGCAGCGTCATTGCCGCAGAGAACCGCAAGTACCTCATGGCCAACGTACCTAGGTCTATGATCGCAGAGGTGGAGAAGTTCCTTCCCGGCATAGGCGGCCCCACCGTCCTTGAGATCGCGGGTAATAAGGATATGGTCGCGGTTCAGGCCGTTGTATCGTACTCGCAGCTTTACGATGCAATAAACAATCTAAGAAAAATCGGCGCCACAGGGATACTGACTCTCTCGATGGAGAGGCTGGTGGAGTGA